Proteins encoded within one genomic window of Diceros bicornis minor isolate mBicDic1 chromosome X, mDicBic1.mat.cur, whole genome shotgun sequence:
- the USP26 gene encoding ubiquitin carboxyl-terminal hydrolase 26 encodes MAPLIVRGFAQIWDRKIGMSKSKEAFIQTVEEKKKLRLVVCFNTGEYTTFQLINNIKNVVFRSYGENQNHLHLTFQNDNFLFIERLSSRDAEQLKMFLDRVHQNNLQPPMRPCRDGGVFAGTTTQKEMNKTSFHKVCKRSSSAAYETGEGNGIPDLKKMPLFTSKLSTLTCKELLEKRCEKRKKMLSSGSEMNENFPKENNSVRNKESKRNPLKYASHNEKKKSKIKELRESEKLEFGRKFKTDFTGNPFLDGTALSQILYEKMYLAFLLEPKFSEDDPEWKKLKMTFDSYPEKLWEGLPNLGNTCYMNAVLQSLFSIPSFADDLLNQGFPWGKIPFDVSTCLAQLLVLKDIYNVKLKEKLLVKIKKTISAVAGIFSGNKQNDAHEFLGHCLDQIKENKGKINSIWKTKIESEEENSPQPIFASNAATEVLVCPVITNFEFELLCSIICKACGKVVLKREVSNYLSINLPQGMKALPLSIQSTFDLYFGVEELEYKCEKCKHKSSVAVHKFSRLPRVLIVHLKRYSFNESWSLRKDDQEVIISKYLKLSSHCNESTKPPLPLSKNIRTRDFQILKILQKMHSEAISSLTASTNLASESRNSVTPHTGSDKEPEPQKYQIVNKGTGREQQKKELEKYSKLNIIESKLVNSAHGRIIEKELLAAGLMTGLKDASLSQTRGGERKSTSSPGTCLAVHSQEVLEHLKLKKYEKTHMLVDFENVTETTEDFYGDKKPRIPEGFRRVAQQIQQCKRMRIYEQALQQALLQSLPKPDAQWYTERLRRPTELSLQEAHVNSLGALGSNKNPGNKDLFDMEKTEAKAKKPKRNAEMGDSHAYRLIAVVSHLGKTPDSGHYISDAYDFERQVWFTYNDLQVASIQEAVMQEARLCTGYIFFYMHNEIFEELLGREGKSQPFNTKAGETPQGE; translated from the coding sequence ATGGCTCCTCTAATTGTACGTGGTTTTGCCCAAATATGGGACAGGAAGATTGGGATGTCTAAGTCGAAAGAAGCATTCATCCAAACagtggaagagaagaagaaacttAGACTGGTGGTCTGTTTCAACACTGGAGAGTATACAACTTTTCAgctaattaataatattaaaaatgtggTTTTTAGATCTTACGGAGAAAACCAAAATCACCTGCATTTAACTTTCCAAAATGATAACTTCTTGTTTATTGAAAGATTATCCTCCAGAGATGCTGAACAGTTGAAGATGTTCCTGGATAGAGTCCATCAAAATAATCTTCAACCACCCATGAGACCTTGTAGGGATGGAGGTGTCTTTGCTGGCACAACAACACAGAAGGAAATGAACAAAACTTCATTTCACAAAGTGTGTAAGAGGTCAAGTAGTGCAGCTTATGAGACAGGAGAAGGAAACGGAATACCTGACCTCAAGAAGATGCCTTTGTTTACATCAAAATTATCAACACTTACCTGCAAAGAGTTATTAGAAAAGCGAtgtgagaagaggaaaaagatgcTATCATCTGGTTCAGAGATGAATGAGAACTTCCCAAAGGAGAATAACTCTGTCAGAAACAAGGAATCCAAGAGAAATCCCTTGAAGTATGCAAGCcacaatgagaagaaaaaatcGAAGATAAAAGAgttgagagagagtgagaaattAGAATTTGGACGTAAATTCAAGACCGATTTTACTGGAAACCCTTTCCTAGATGGCACTGCTCTTTCCCAAATTCTGTATGAGAAAATGTATTTGGCATTTCTGTTGGAACCAAAGTTTAGTGAGGATGACCCAGAGTGGAAGAAACTCAAGATGACCTTTGACAGTTACCCAGAAAAACTATGGGAAGGCCTCCCCAATTTGGGCAACACCTGTTACATGAATGCAGTTTTACAGTCCCTATTTTCGATTCCATCATTTGCTGATGATTTACTCAATCAGGGTTTCCCATGGGGGAAAATTCCCTTTGATGTTAGCACGTGCTTGGCACAGCTGCttgttttgaaagatatttataaCGTAAAACTCAAGGAAAAGTtacttgtgaagattaaaaagaCCATTTCAGCAGTTGCAGGGATATTCTCTGGCAACAAACAGAATGATGCTCATGAGTTTTTAGGTCACTGTTTAGATCAGATAAAAGAGaacaaaggcaaaataaacaGTATTTGGAAGACTAAAATTGAATCTGAGGAAGAAAATTCACCTCAACCGATTTTTGCTAGCAATGCTGCCACCGAAGTCCTGGTTTGTCCTGTCATCACTAATTTTGAATTTGAGTTGCTGTGCTCTATTATTTGTAAAGCCTGTGGTAAGGTTGTTCTCAAGAGAGAAGTGAGTAATTATCTCTCCATCAACCTTCCCCAAGGAATGAAAGCACTTCCTTTGTCTATTCAATCTACTTTTGATCTTTACTTTGGAGTGGAAGAGCTTGAGTATAAATGTGAGAAGTGTAAGCACAAGAGTTCTGTTGCAGTGCACAAATTCAGCAGGCTGCCCAGGGTCCTTATTGTTCATCTGAAACGCTATAGCTTTAATGAGTCGTGGTCTTTAAGGAAGGATGACCAGGAAgtcattatttccaaatatttgaaattgtCTTCTCATTGCAATGAAAGTACCAAACCACCTCTTCCCTTGAGCAAGAATATACGTACTAGGGATTTCCAAATCTTAAAGATCCTTCAAAAGATGCATTCTGAAGCCATCAGTTCATTGACTGCTTCAACGAATTTGGCCTCGGAATCCAGGAATTCCGTGACTCCACACACTGGATCAGACAAAGAGCCTGAACCACAAAAATACCAAATTGTCAATAAAGGAACTGGTAGAGAACAGCAGAAAAAAGAGCTGGAAAAATATTCTAAACTGAATATAATAGAGTCCAAATTGGTAAACTCAGCACATGGAAGAATCATTGAAAAAGAGCTGTTAGCAGCTGGCTTGATGACGGGTCTGAAAGACGCCTCCCTTTCTCAGACCCGTGGAGGTGAACGTAAGTCCACCAGCAGTCCGGGTACTTGTCTTGCAGTTCATTCTCAAGAAGTGCTTGAACAtctaaaactaaagaaatatgaGAAAACCCATATGCTTGTAGATTTTGAGAATGTCACTGAGACTACTGAAGATTTTTATGGAGACAAAAAACCCAGAATTCCAGAAGGATTCCGAAGAGTGGCTCAACAGATCCAGCAGTGTAAAAGGATGAGAATCTACGAACAAGCCCTTCAGCAAGCACTGCTTCAAAGCCTTCCGAAGCCAGATGCCCAGTGGTACACAGAGCGCCTCAGAAGACCTACAGAATTAAGTCTCCAGGAGGCCCATGTGAATTCCCTAGGTGCATTGGGTTCCAATAAAAACCCTGGAAACAAAGACCTTTTCGATATGGAGAAGACAGAAGCTAAAGccaagaaaccaaaaagaaatgccgAGATGGGAGATAGTCATGCCTATCGTCTCATTGCTGTTGTCAGCCACCTTGGGAAGACCCCAGATTCAGGCCATTATATCAGCGATGCCTATGACTTTGAGAGGCAAGTCTGGTTCACTTATAATGATCTGCAGGTAGCAAGTATCCAAGAGGCTGTGATGCAGGAGGCCAGGCTTTGCACGGGGTACATCTTCTTTTACATGCACAATGAGATCTTTGAAGAGCTgttgggaagggaagggaagtccCAGCCTTTTAACACAAAGGCTGGGGAGACCCCTCAGGGGGAATAA